In a single window of the Acetivibrio clariflavus DSM 19732 genome:
- a CDS encoding chorismate mutase translates to MECKSLEEVRNNIDKIDNQIVKLIAERGLFVKQASKFKKDSSDVKAPQRVEAVIQKVRTLAAEYGANPDMIEKIYRVMIEGFINMEMDEFKKSKGF, encoded by the coding sequence ATGGAATGCAAAAGCTTGGAGGAAGTTCGAAACAATATTGATAAAATTGATAACCAAATAGTTAAGCTTATTGCTGAAAGGGGTTTGTTTGTAAAACAGGCATCAAAATTCAAAAAAGACAGCAGCGATGTTAAAGCTCCCCAAAGAGTAGAAGCAGTTATTCAAAAAGTGAGGACTTTGGCAGCAGAGTATGGTGCAAATCCTGATATGATAGAAAAGATATACAGAGTCATGATAGAAGGTTTTATAAACATGGAAATGGATGAATTTAAGAAAAGTAAAGGATTTTAA
- a CDS encoding HEAT repeat domain-containing protein, with product MEDKYKLGLFLDPGREKLNAIKYLSKTALAKYQTLLYKLIDCIYDIQNNKVLTQSHLSLLEEGMRQPLELIFSEYSGKYAAKLSHNFNEPKELFYKLANDSNSKIRFNAVTLMLCKPTEDVIEYVLSKCVNDKSSSVRRKVADVCCRLNQVKMIGILENQFALEKNESVRRSMDFSIRLLRDGYILEEKDTDMCNLLVETCEGEILGVILKKSVISEFGIKAIVEMIRRNGGLPSTLS from the coding sequence ATGGAAGATAAGTATAAACTAGGGTTGTTTTTAGATCCTGGTCGAGAGAAATTAAATGCGATAAAATATTTAAGCAAAACAGCATTAGCAAAATATCAAACTTTATTATATAAGTTGATAGACTGTATATACGATATTCAAAATAATAAAGTATTAACTCAATCCCATCTTAGTCTCCTTGAGGAAGGAATGAGGCAGCCATTGGAGCTGATATTCTCTGAGTATTCGGGGAAATATGCGGCGAAGCTTTCTCATAACTTTAATGAACCTAAAGAATTATTTTATAAGTTAGCTAATGATAGCAATAGCAAAATCCGTTTTAATGCCGTTACATTAATGTTATGCAAACCTACAGAAGATGTAATAGAATATGTTTTGTCAAAATGTGTTAATGATAAAAGCAGTAGCGTCAGAAGAAAAGTTGCTGATGTCTGCTGTAGGTTAAATCAGGTAAAAATGATTGGAATATTGGAAAATCAGTTTGCTTTGGAAAAAAATGAATCAGTGAGACGTTCAATGGATTTTTCAATAAGATTGCTTAGAGACGGCTACATTTTAGAAGAAAAAGATACGGATATGTGTAATCTTTTAGTTGAGACATGCGAAGGAGAAATACTCGGTGTAATCTTAAAGAAGAGTGTTATCAGTGAATTCGGAATAAAAGCTATTGTTGAGATGATTCGGCGAAACGGTGGATTACCATCAACACTATCATAA
- the hisF gene encoding imidazole glycerol phosphate synthase subunit HisF: MKTVKIMPCLDMKDGRVVKGIHFENIKDAGDPVENAIFYQNEGADELAMLDIAATLENRSTRLEWVKKVSSNISIPLTVGGGISSVNDIEMVLEAGASKVSMNSAAVKNPDLIKQGAQKFGSDKIVVAIDAKRNKEMPSGFELVVSGGTKCTGKDAVEWAKMCQDLGAGTILPTSMDGDGTQVGYDLEFIKAISDVVNIPVIASGGAGELEHFYEAIVKGGAEILLAASVFHFRKFTIGQVKKYLQEKGIPVILG; encoded by the coding sequence ATGAAAACTGTAAAAATTATGCCATGTCTTGACATGAAAGACGGAAGAGTTGTAAAAGGGATACATTTTGAAAATATAAAGGATGCCGGTGACCCTGTTGAAAATGCCATATTCTATCAAAATGAAGGTGCTGATGAACTTGCAATGTTAGATATTGCAGCCACATTGGAAAATCGTTCCACAAGGCTGGAATGGGTTAAAAAGGTTTCGTCAAATATTAGCATACCGTTGACAGTAGGAGGAGGCATTTCTTCAGTTAATGACATAGAAATGGTTCTTGAAGCAGGAGCCAGTAAGGTTTCAATGAATAGTGCCGCTGTTAAAAATCCCGATTTAATTAAACAAGGGGCACAAAAATTTGGTTCCGATAAGATTGTTGTTGCAATTGATGCAAAAAGGAACAAGGAAATGCCATCGGGCTTTGAGTTGGTTGTTTCAGGCGGAACCAAATGTACCGGCAAGGATGCTGTCGAATGGGCAAAAATGTGTCAGGACCTGGGAGCCGGGACAATTTTACCTACAAGTATGGATGGTGACGGTACCCAAGTCGGATATGACCTGGAATTTATAAAAGCAATTTCAGATGTTGTCAATATACCGGTTATTGCATCTGGAGGAGCCGGTGAACTGGAACATTTTTATGAAGCTATAGTTAAAGGCGGTGCCGAAATTCTCCTTGCAGCTTCAGTTTTCCACTTCAGGAAATTTACTATAGGACAAGTAAAGAAATACTTGCAGGAAAAAGGTATACCGGTAATATTAGGCTGA
- a CDS encoding substrate-binding periplasmic protein yields MKRNSYPKVLHLLLVAFLILALLPGCAQKVDSSVKDNESKLSTTTNATTKTEPVQQSNDNTAKGNVVKVSLPIVPPLINENKTGAIVDLVKAMAAEYKDGEVTIDVYPMARSIENIISGTADCHCPYIKNHNVADSDNLFYYTTEEFGKVIFVLYSNKNVTGLTPENVMSGKYKVQIQPGHKEYLGDLPEATIESGLQMVDSGRIDGYIAAMSTCDQIIKAMQLKNIKRQYYDTFETAIIFKKTDDGKQKRDIFNTLIKKIKENGEYDRIMGELNSKEVFIPDAE; encoded by the coding sequence ATGAAAAGGAATTCTTATCCCAAAGTACTTCATCTGTTACTGGTCGCATTCTTAATTCTAGCTCTATTGCCTGGCTGTGCACAGAAAGTTGACTCAAGCGTAAAAGATAATGAATCCAAGTTATCCACTACAACAAATGCAACTACAAAAACTGAACCCGTACAGCAATCCAATGACAATACAGCAAAAGGTAATGTTGTAAAAGTTTCGCTTCCAATTGTTCCGCCATTGATTAATGAGAATAAAACAGGAGCTATTGTGGATTTGGTTAAGGCTATGGCAGCTGAATATAAAGACGGTGAAGTAACTATTGATGTTTATCCGATGGCCCGTTCAATAGAGAATATCATAAGTGGAACTGCAGATTGCCATTGTCCGTATATTAAAAATCATAATGTTGCAGACAGCGATAATTTATTCTACTATACTACCGAAGAATTCGGAAAGGTTATCTTTGTACTTTATTCAAATAAAAATGTTACCGGGTTAACACCTGAAAACGTGATGAGTGGAAAATATAAAGTTCAAATACAACCGGGACATAAAGAGTATCTTGGCGACTTGCCTGAAGCAACAATTGAATCGGGTTTGCAAATGGTTGATTCGGGTAGAATTGATGGATATATTGCAGCAATGAGTACCTGTGACCAAATAATTAAAGCAATGCAACTCAAAAATATAAAAAGGCAGTATTATGATACTTTTGAAACAGCTATAATATTTAAGAAAACTGATGATGGAAAGCAAAAAAGAGATATATTCAATACTTTGATCAAGAAAATAAAAGAGAATGGTGAATATGACAGAATTATGGGTGAATTAAACAGCAAAGAAGTGTTTATTCCTGATGCGGAATAG